In one Bacillus spongiae genomic region, the following are encoded:
- a CDS encoding Ada metal-binding domain-containing protein — translation MKPRNRSNSTRSKYTLVGSDLSYYSSDVPGLLGGYKRGKIYGRLDCPSALRAIARGGYVNHRVFFANEETALAAGYRPCAVCMPSKYKEWKRCTRKCEYT, via the coding sequence GTGAAACCAAGGAACCGTTCGAATTCAACTCGTTCCAAATATACACTTGTGGGGTCAGACCTTAGCTATTATAGCAGTGATGTGCCAGGGCTTTTAGGAGGGTATAAGCGAGGAAAAATTTATGGGCGGCTTGATTGCCCTTCAGCGCTAAGAGCTATTGCAAGAGGGGGGTATGTCAATCACCGTGTCTTTTTTGCGAACGAGGAAACGGCGCTTGCAGCGGGATATCGTCCCTGTGCAGTATGTATGCCAAGTAAGTATAAAGAATGGAAAAGATGTACACGCAAGTGTGAATATACTTGA
- a CDS encoding DNA alkylation repair protein produces the protein MEKTLKEQLIELVDPEYQAFSAALIPNINNLLGVRLPELRKIAKKMVKNNWVDYFAQSQTDWFEEVMVHGMIIGYLKADINEVLHHVSAFVPSIDNWSVCDSFCSGLKITLNHKERVWEFLQPYFESENEYDLRFAVVMLLNYYVEDNYLDAVLEKLDSIKHQGYYVKMAVAWAISICFIKMPVRTMTYLESNTLDKETYNKALQKIIESYRVDKETKCIIRSMKRK, from the coding sequence ATGGAAAAGACGTTGAAAGAACAGCTAATTGAGCTTGTAGATCCAGAATATCAAGCATTTTCCGCTGCCTTAATCCCCAATATAAATAATTTACTGGGTGTACGATTGCCTGAACTTCGTAAAATAGCAAAAAAGATGGTTAAGAATAATTGGGTAGACTATTTTGCTCAATCACAAACGGATTGGTTTGAGGAAGTTATGGTGCATGGAATGATAATCGGCTATTTAAAGGCGGATATTAATGAAGTTTTGCATCATGTCTCCGCATTTGTACCAAGCATCGACAATTGGTCGGTATGCGATAGTTTCTGTTCTGGACTCAAGATCACCTTGAATCATAAAGAGCGTGTATGGGAGTTTCTTCAACCTTATTTTGAATCTGAAAATGAATACGATCTTCGTTTCGCCGTCGTGATGCTTCTTAATTATTATGTGGAAGATAACTATCTGGATGCAGTTTTAGAGAAATTGGATAGTATTAAGCATCAAGGATACTATGTAAAAATGGCTGTCGCTTGGGCCATATCAATTTGTTTTATCAAAATGCCAGTACGGACGATGACCTATTTAGAATCGAATACTCTAGATAAAGAAACTTATAACAAAGCCTTGCAGAAAATTATCGAATCTTATCGGGTAGATAAGGAAACCAAGTGTATCATTCGAAGCATGAAACGCAAATAA
- a CDS encoding DNA-3-methyladenine glycosylase 2 family protein, translating to MNRVVTKLFEYGQTEIEYLKKQDENLGRAIDRLGKVEREIIPDLFSALVYAIVGQLVSVKVAHTVWDRMQVRLGDITPKNISSHSVNDIQNCGMTMKKAACIHSIAHAIKAGEWDIEALRDLPDDEVIRLLTMLNGIGRWTAEMLLINSMERQDVVSWGDMAIRRGMMKLYNLSDLSKAEFEQYRQTYSPFGSVASIYLWAISFD from the coding sequence TTGAACAGAGTTGTGACAAAGCTTTTTGAGTACGGGCAAACCGAAATCGAATACCTAAAGAAACAGGACGAAAATTTGGGAAGAGCCATAGACAGATTAGGGAAAGTCGAACGTGAAATCATTCCTGACCTATTTTCTGCGCTAGTATACGCTATTGTGGGACAATTGGTGTCCGTTAAAGTCGCTCACACTGTTTGGGATCGAATGCAGGTGAGATTGGGTGACATCACCCCTAAAAATATATCCAGCCACAGTGTGAATGATATTCAGAATTGTGGGATGACAATGAAAAAAGCGGCCTGTATCCATTCCATTGCTCACGCCATTAAGGCTGGTGAATGGGATATTGAAGCGCTTCGCGATCTGCCTGATGACGAGGTGATTCGTCTGCTAACAATGCTAAATGGGATTGGGCGGTGGACCGCAGAGATGCTGCTTATCAATTCCATGGAACGCCAGGATGTTGTCAGCTGGGGAGATATGGCGATTCGAAGAGGGATGATGAAACTGTACAACCTTTCTGATTTGTCCAAAGCAGAATTTGAGCAGTATAGGCAGACATACTCGCCATTCGGTTCAGTGGCTTCTATCTATTTGTGGGCAATTTCGTTTGATTAA
- a CDS encoding SPL family radical SAM protein yields MKSELFYKSPKTILNKGTGFLAGYTHSLNPYTGCSFGCSYCYVREMPVSLFREREWGNWVDVKNGAANLLKKELRRAKEKGKVTIFMSSSTDPYQPIEHKEKVTRSLLEVMVEDPPDFLLVQTRSPLVSRDIDLLKQLKDKVRVSMTIETDSEMIRKHFTPKAPPIQARFKTLEKLAATGIPTQVAIAPLLPCGEYFPVKLKPFVDRVCIDDYFMGDGRGGKRTKKLGIEKKYDQLGLEEWYGSHVIKKVYNRFIEIFPENHVYVSQAGFEP; encoded by the coding sequence ATGAAAAGTGAGTTATTTTATAAAAGTCCGAAAACCATCCTGAATAAAGGGACGGGCTTTCTTGCTGGATATACTCATTCACTAAATCCTTATACAGGCTGTTCATTTGGGTGTTCCTATTGTTATGTACGAGAAATGCCTGTATCTCTTTTTCGAGAAAGGGAATGGGGAAATTGGGTCGATGTAAAAAACGGAGCAGCGAATTTATTAAAAAAGGAGCTTCGTCGTGCCAAAGAAAAAGGGAAAGTAACCATTTTTATGTCATCAAGCACAGATCCGTATCAACCAATAGAGCATAAGGAAAAAGTGACGCGCTCTTTACTAGAAGTTATGGTAGAAGATCCCCCTGACTTTCTTTTAGTACAGACCAGAAGCCCGCTTGTAAGTCGAGATATTGATTTGCTGAAGCAATTAAAAGATAAAGTTCGAGTAAGTATGACCATTGAGACAGACTCGGAAATGATAAGAAAACATTTTACTCCAAAGGCCCCCCCAATCCAGGCGCGCTTTAAGACATTGGAAAAATTAGCAGCTACGGGAATACCGACTCAAGTTGCAATAGCCCCTCTCTTACCGTGTGGGGAATATTTTCCTGTGAAATTGAAACCATTCGTCGACCGGGTATGTATAGATGATTACTTCATGGGCGATGGCAGAGGTGGAAAACGCACAAAAAAGCTTGGTATTGAGAAGAAATATGACCAACTTGGTTTAGAAGAATGGTATGGATCACACGTAATTAAAAAAGTGTATAACCGATTTATTGAAATTTTTCCGGAGAATCATGTTTATGTGAGCCAGGCTGGATTTGAGCCCTAA
- the adaB gene encoding methylated-DNA--[protein]-cysteine S-methyltransferase, with amino-acid sequence MEIKSKPTLYWSLLKCKDWNFYIASTSKGLVFVGSQNNPFEELFEWANNRFPGSPLVEDDEKLEPYVEEITQYLEGKRKTFTVPFEYVGTQFQLAVWNALCEIPYGQTKTYSDIANDINNPAAVRAVGAAIGANPALIAVPCHRVIGKNGSLTGYRGGLIMKTLLLDLEKRSSPNNE; translated from the coding sequence ATGGAAATAAAGAGTAAACCAACCCTTTATTGGTCCTTACTAAAGTGTAAGGATTGGAATTTTTATATTGCTTCAACTTCAAAGGGGCTTGTGTTTGTAGGTTCACAGAACAACCCATTTGAGGAATTGTTCGAATGGGCTAACAATCGCTTTCCAGGAAGCCCTCTTGTTGAAGATGATGAAAAGCTTGAACCTTATGTCGAAGAAATTACTCAGTATTTAGAAGGGAAGCGGAAAACCTTTACTGTTCCATTTGAGTACGTAGGGACTCAATTTCAGCTAGCAGTCTGGAATGCACTTTGCGAAATTCCTTATGGACAGACGAAAACCTATTCTGACATTGCAAATGATATCAATAATCCAGCAGCTGTTCGTGCTGTAGGTGCTGCTATAGGGGCTAATCCGGCATTAATTGCTGTACCGTGCCATCGTGTAATAGGAAAGAATGGATCATTAACGGGATATAGGGGCGGATTAATAATGAAGACACTGCTCCTGGATCTGGAAAAACGATCTTCACCTAACAATGAGTAA
- a CDS encoding 2OG-Fe(II) oxygenase — translation MIQDIKARVERLNWNSIQNELDKQGFAKLPAMLTKEECEFFIELYCEEESYRTTINMTRYRFGNGEYKYFSYPLPEIIQSLRESFYLELAKTANRWLGYLKKTEQYPDHLQDFLNTCEEYEQTRPTPLILKYETGGFNCLHQDLYGDIFFPFQVVFVLNQRDKDYCGGESLLVEQIPRAQSRGHVITLDQGSALIFPTNHRPVLGKKGYYKTTIRHGVSTVTTGERYGLGIIFHDSK, via the coding sequence ATGATCCAAGATATAAAAGCACGTGTCGAAAGATTAAATTGGAATTCAATTCAGAATGAATTAGATAAGCAAGGGTTTGCAAAGCTGCCAGCCATGTTAACAAAAGAGGAATGTGAATTTTTCATAGAATTGTATTGTGAGGAAGAGTCATACAGAACAACAATCAATATGACGAGGTATCGCTTTGGGAATGGGGAGTACAAATATTTTTCTTATCCATTACCTGAAATCATCCAAAGTTTAAGAGAGTCCTTTTATTTAGAATTGGCCAAAACAGCCAATCGATGGTTGGGTTATTTAAAGAAAACGGAACAGTATCCAGATCATCTTCAAGATTTTTTGAACACCTGTGAAGAATATGAACAAACGAGACCGACACCTTTAATATTAAAGTATGAAACCGGCGGGTTTAATTGTTTGCATCAAGATTTATATGGCGACATTTTTTTCCCGTTTCAAGTAGTATTTGTCTTAAATCAGCGAGATAAAGACTATTGCGGTGGAGAATCTCTATTAGTGGAACAAATTCCTCGTGCTCAGAGCAGGGGACATGTCATTACGTTAGACCAAGGCAGTGCGCTGATTTTTCCTACTAACCATAGACCTGTTTTAGGTAAAAAAGGATATTACAAAACTACCATTCGCCACGGAGTAAGCACGGTTACTACTGGAGAACGATACGGTCTTGGAATCATTTTTCATGATTCTAAATAA
- a CDS encoding L-threonine 3-dehydrogenase: MKKILVTGALGQIGTELVAKLRQGYGVDNVIATDIREIDHDVVKGGPFELLDVTDGANMHELASKYEVDTIIHLAALLSATAEEKPLLAWNLNMGGLVNALEVARELNCQFFTPSSIGAFGPSTPKNATPQDTIQRPTTMYGVNKVSGELLCDYYYQKFGVETRGLRFPGLISYEAPPGGGTTDYAVEIYYEALKKGTYESFIAEGTYMDMMYMPDALNAIVQLLEADASTLIHRNCFNVTAMSVAPEDVGAEIKKHIPQFDLRYKVDPARQAIAESWPDSIDASCATAEWGFKAQFDLQSMTTDMLEKLKEKGY, from the coding sequence GTGAAGAAGATACTTGTAACCGGCGCGCTTGGACAAATAGGAACAGAGCTTGTCGCAAAACTTCGGCAAGGATATGGGGTGGATAACGTCATTGCGACAGATATTCGAGAAATTGACCATGATGTTGTAAAAGGCGGTCCGTTTGAGCTTTTAGACGTAACAGACGGGGCGAATATGCACGAACTTGCTAGCAAGTATGAGGTAGACACAATCATCCACTTAGCAGCACTGTTATCGGCAACAGCTGAAGAAAAGCCGTTATTAGCCTGGAATTTAAACATGGGTGGATTAGTTAATGCATTAGAAGTAGCTCGTGAATTAAACTGTCAATTTTTTACCCCTAGCTCTATCGGGGCATTTGGACCAAGCACACCAAAAAACGCTACACCGCAAGACACGATTCAACGACCAACGACTATGTATGGAGTCAATAAAGTTTCAGGCGAATTGCTCTGCGATTATTATTACCAAAAGTTCGGCGTAGAGACTCGCGGTTTACGCTTCCCAGGACTCATCTCGTACGAAGCACCACCTGGTGGTGGAACAACCGATTATGCTGTTGAGATCTATTACGAAGCGCTTAAAAAGGGGACGTATGAATCATTTATTGCTGAAGGAACCTACATGGATATGATGTATATGCCTGATGCCCTTAATGCGATTGTTCAATTATTGGAAGCCGATGCTTCAACGTTAATTCATCGCAATTGCTTTAACGTGACGGCAATGAGCGTTGCTCCAGAGGATGTCGGAGCAGAGATTAAAAAGCATATTCCTCAGTTTGACTTACGCTACAAGGTTGACCCTGCTCGTCAAGCGATTGCTGAAAGCTGGCCGGATTCAATTGATGCTAGCTGTGCTACAGCGGAATGGGGATTCAAAGCACAATTTGACCTACAAAGTATGACGACCGATATGCTAGAAAAGCTAAAGGAAAAAGGCTACTAA
- a CDS encoding glycine C-acetyltransferase, with the protein MSKALTSFLGENLADLKDKGLYNIIDPVEGPNGPIIKIGGRELINLSSNNYLGLATDSRLKEVGKQAIDQYGVGAGAVRTINGTMDVHLKLEETIATFKGTEAAIAYQSGFNCNMAAISAVMDKHDAILSDELNHASIIDGCRLSKAKIIRFNHSDMEDLRKKAKEAKESGLYNKLMVITDGVFSMDGDIAKLPEIVEIAEEFDLITYVDDAHGSGVLGKGAGTVKHFGLSDKVDFQIGTLSKAIGVVGGYVAGKSDLIDWLKVRSRPFLFSTALTPADVVACTRAIELLMESTELHDRLWENGNYLKAGLKALGFDIGVSETPITPCIIGDEKLTQTFSQRLNEEGVYAKSIVFPTVPKGTGRVRNMPTAAHTKDMLDQAISIYEKVGKELGILA; encoded by the coding sequence GTGAGTAAAGCGCTTACAAGTTTTTTAGGAGAAAATCTTGCAGATTTAAAGGATAAAGGATTATACAACATCATTGACCCGGTTGAAGGACCAAATGGCCCGATAATTAAAATTGGTGGTCGAGAACTCATTAACCTTTCTTCTAACAACTACCTTGGTCTTGCGACAGATTCGCGTTTAAAAGAAGTGGGGAAACAAGCGATCGATCAATATGGCGTAGGTGCTGGTGCGGTTCGAACGATTAATGGCACAATGGACGTTCACTTAAAGTTAGAAGAAACGATTGCTACATTTAAAGGGACAGAAGCGGCAATTGCGTACCAGTCAGGGTTTAATTGTAATATGGCAGCCATTTCTGCTGTAATGGATAAGCATGACGCCATTCTTTCAGATGAACTAAATCATGCATCGATTATCGATGGATGCCGTCTTTCAAAAGCAAAAATCATTCGTTTTAATCACTCTGACATGGAAGATCTTCGTAAAAAGGCGAAGGAGGCAAAAGAGTCTGGTTTATATAATAAATTAATGGTCATCACGGATGGTGTATTCTCGATGGATGGGGATATTGCAAAGCTTCCAGAAATTGTAGAAATTGCAGAAGAATTTGATTTAATTACATATGTTGATGACGCACATGGCTCAGGTGTATTAGGGAAAGGTGCAGGAACTGTTAAACATTTTGGATTATCAGATAAAGTCGATTTCCAAATAGGTACTCTATCTAAAGCAATCGGTGTTGTCGGTGGATACGTAGCAGGTAAAAGCGACTTAATTGATTGGTTAAAGGTACGTTCCCGCCCGTTCCTATTCTCAACGGCCTTAACGCCTGCGGATGTTGTGGCATGTACACGAGCAATTGAACTACTAATGGAATCTACCGAACTTCATGATAGGCTGTGGGAAAATGGAAATTACTTAAAAGCGGGTTTAAAAGCGTTAGGGTTTGATATTGGTGTTAGTGAAACGCCGATTACTCCTTGTATCATTGGTGATGAGAAGTTAACGCAAACATTTAGCCAACGGTTAAATGAAGAAGGAGTATATGCGAAATCAATTGTCTTCCCAACCGTACCGAAGGGAACAGGACGTGTTCGAAACATGCCAACAGCTGCTCATACGAAGGACATGCTTGATCAGGCAATCTCTATTTATGAAAAGGTCGGAAAAGAACTAGGCATTCTTGCATAA
- a CDS encoding L-lactate permease has translation MSLLQILTASTPILAVFIFLVILKLPATKAMPISLLMTALLAFFVWKVPFIQITAATFEGLLIAISILWIVFGAILLLNTLTNSGALDSIRNGFSTISTDRRVQVIIIAWLFGSFIEGAAGFGTPAAIGAPLLVALGFPPLAAVSLALIADSSSVSFGAVGTPVIVGVDQGLREGASVAQGVQNVLGDGTLGEYLQGVASTAVLMDIFIGTFIPLILVGMLTRFFGDNRSWKEGFSLWKFAIFAGLSFTLPAFLVATLLGPEFPSIIGGLVGLAIVVPAAKKGFLLPAETWDFPESSMKKNEAASSQSKNMPLLLAWAPYLLVALFLVLTRLEILPLKDWLRSVKVGWSNILGTNISTSFEPFYLPGTIFLVVVLITIFLHKMNGARVKETFSTSVKTMVGSAIALGTAVPMVRIFINSSINGADLMSMPMELASLVAGLVGNGWPFVAPLIGSLGSFISGSATFSNMMFSLFQFSVADQIAVDQQIVLSLQVLGANAGNMVCVLNVVAAASVVGMVGKEGTIIRMTLGPMLYYVALSGIIGSLILFVF, from the coding sequence ATGTCTTTATTACAAATACTAACAGCTTCTACTCCCATTTTAGCTGTCTTTATCTTTTTAGTAATTTTAAAATTACCGGCGACAAAAGCCATGCCAATTAGCTTACTCATGACTGCGCTATTAGCCTTTTTTGTTTGGAAAGTTCCATTCATTCAAATTACTGCTGCGACATTTGAGGGTCTTTTGATTGCCATTTCAATTTTATGGATTGTATTCGGAGCGATTCTTCTTCTAAACACATTAACAAATAGCGGTGCACTCGATTCCATTCGTAATGGGTTTTCGACCATTTCAACTGATCGACGTGTTCAAGTAATCATTATTGCATGGTTGTTTGGCTCCTTTATTGAAGGAGCTGCGGGTTTTGGAACACCAGCAGCCATTGGGGCCCCACTTTTAGTAGCGTTAGGCTTTCCACCATTAGCTGCCGTCTCCCTTGCATTAATTGCCGATAGCTCATCTGTTTCGTTCGGGGCAGTCGGGACTCCAGTCATTGTTGGAGTAGATCAAGGTCTGAGAGAAGGGGCATCAGTTGCACAAGGTGTTCAAAACGTCCTTGGTGATGGGACACTAGGAGAGTATTTACAAGGTGTGGCAAGTACTGCCGTCTTAATGGATATCTTTATTGGTACTTTTATTCCACTTATTTTGGTTGGAATGCTTACTCGTTTTTTTGGTGATAACCGCTCATGGAAAGAAGGTTTTTCTCTCTGGAAATTTGCCATTTTTGCTGGGCTGAGCTTTACCTTACCTGCGTTTTTAGTTGCTACCTTGCTAGGGCCAGAATTTCCTTCAATTATTGGTGGACTGGTTGGATTAGCCATCGTTGTTCCTGCTGCAAAAAAAGGCTTCCTATTACCAGCAGAAACGTGGGACTTCCCAGAATCATCAATGAAGAAAAACGAAGCGGCATCTTCCCAATCGAAAAATATGCCATTGCTACTGGCATGGGCTCCTTATTTACTGGTAGCCTTATTCCTTGTACTTACTCGATTAGAAATATTGCCATTAAAAGACTGGCTCCGTTCTGTTAAAGTAGGTTGGAGTAATATTTTAGGAACGAATATTAGTACATCCTTTGAGCCTTTTTATTTACCAGGCACGATCTTTTTAGTCGTCGTCTTGATTACTATCTTCCTCCATAAAATGAATGGAGCACGTGTAAAAGAAACCTTTTCTACATCTGTAAAGACGATGGTGGGAAGCGCAATCGCTCTTGGTACCGCTGTTCCAATGGTACGTATTTTTATTAACTCAAGCATTAATGGGGCTGACTTAATGAGTATGCCAATGGAACTTGCTTCCCTTGTTGCTGGACTAGTCGGGAATGGCTGGCCATTTGTGGCTCCTCTTATCGGTTCGCTAGGATCATTTATTTCGGGAAGTGCGACCTTTAGTAATATGATGTTTTCTTTATTCCAATTTAGTGTGGCTGACCAAATTGCTGTCGATCAACAAATCGTGCTTTCCTTACAAGTACTTGGAGCGAATGCCGGAAATATGGTATGTGTCTTAAATGTTGTAGCAGCTGCTTCTGTCGTTGGCATGGTAGGAAAAGAAGGGACAATTATTCGAATGACTCTCGGACCTATGCTCTATTATGTGGCTCTTTCTGGTATTATAGGTTCGTTAATTCTCTTTGTCTTTTAA
- a CDS encoding DNA alkylation repair protein: MMSYTEALIGFFRQHRQVEQAKMMERYMRNQFPFLGIKTPERTLLLRRFFQEHGKPTFHQLNSIIEVLWNEPEREFQYVGLSLLEKNKKKLTVKQLPWIETLVTTKSWWDTVDHLASSITGEIGKRDMEGSQKILEEWVTSDNMWLNRTAILFQLKFKESTDAEILFKFIRLHKESNEFFLQKAIGWALREYSKTNPDLVINFIEAEPLASLSKREGLKYIKAKRNA; the protein is encoded by the coding sequence ATGATGAGTTATACTGAAGCATTAATTGGTTTCTTTCGTCAACATCGTCAAGTAGAACAGGCTAAGATGATGGAACGATACATGAGAAACCAATTTCCCTTTCTTGGCATTAAAACACCTGAAAGAACTCTTTTGCTTCGTCGTTTTTTTCAGGAACATGGAAAGCCGACGTTTCATCAACTAAATTCGATTATAGAAGTGCTATGGAATGAACCAGAGAGAGAATTTCAGTATGTAGGGCTTTCCTTGTTAGAAAAGAATAAAAAGAAATTAACAGTAAAACAATTACCGTGGATAGAGACCTTAGTAACGACAAAGTCCTGGTGGGATACTGTTGACCATTTGGCTAGTTCAATAACTGGAGAGATTGGAAAAAGAGATATGGAAGGAAGTCAGAAGATTTTAGAGGAATGGGTGACAAGCGATAATATGTGGTTAAATCGTACAGCCATTCTTTTTCAGTTGAAATTTAAAGAAAGCACAGATGCAGAAATTTTATTTAAGTTTATCCGTCTCCATAAAGAATCGAATGAGTTTTTTCTTCAAAAAGCGATTGGTTGGGCACTAAGGGAGTATTCTAAAACAAATCCGGACCTTGTCATAAACTTTATCGAAGCAGAGCCGCTTGCGTCATTAAGTAAACGAGAGGGCTTAAAGTATATTAAAGCCAAACGAAATGCTTAA
- a CDS encoding YitT family protein, with product MSKEQLVRWLFFIGGLLVLALGISLTIKGKMFGIGPWDVLHYGLYLQMGLTVGTWSIIVGLLILMMTALITKELPKTGAWLNMLLIGVFIDLFLYLLPDVNTMLGQMAIYVMGVVILGYGIGLYVSADFGAGPRDSLMLLLVEKTGWSVKWVRNGMEIMVFLLGWLLGGPIGIGTLFIALCLGAVVDVSLPQCKKMLYLCLAKMNAKSLSHS from the coding sequence ATGAGCAAGGAGCAGCTAGTACGTTGGTTGTTTTTTATCGGTGGGTTACTAGTATTAGCATTGGGAATCTCGTTAACTATTAAAGGGAAAATGTTCGGAATTGGTCCTTGGGACGTCCTTCATTATGGATTATATTTGCAAATGGGCCTAACGGTAGGTACTTGGTCTATTATTGTAGGGTTGTTAATATTAATGATGACCGCTTTGATTACGAAAGAGCTGCCAAAAACGGGAGCTTGGTTGAACATGCTTTTAATTGGGGTCTTTATTGATTTATTTTTGTATCTACTACCAGATGTCAATACGATGCTTGGACAAATGGCGATTTATGTTATGGGTGTCGTGATTTTAGGATATGGAATTGGTTTATATGTTTCAGCTGATTTTGGTGCAGGCCCTAGAGATAGCTTAATGCTTCTGCTTGTAGAAAAAACGGGCTGGAGTGTCAAATGGGTTCGAAACGGAATGGAAATCATGGTCTTTTTACTTGGTTGGTTACTTGGAGGTCCAATTGGGATTGGGACCTTATTTATTGCTTTATGCTTAGGAGCAGTCGTGGACGTATCATTACCTCAATGCAAAAAAATGTTATACCTATGCTTAGCGAAAATGAATGCAAAATCTCTTTCCCACTCATAA